The following is a genomic window from Aeromonas sp. FDAARGOS 1405.
ACGATGACGGAGGTGATACCAAGGGCATCGTTTAGCTCCTTGATCAGCTTGACCAGCACCGCCATGGTGATGGGGTCCTGCCCGACGAACGGCTCGTCATACATGATGAGGTCAGGATCGAGCGCAATTGCCCGTGCCAGCGCTGCCCGGCGCGCCATGCCGCCGGAGAGCTCGGAGGGCATCAGTTTCGCCGCGCCGCGCAAGCCCACCGCCTGCAGCTTCATCATGACGATGGTGTGGATCAGCTCCTCCGGCAGGCCGGAGTGTTCCCGTAGCGGGAAGGCCACATTGTCGTAGACCGTCATGCCGGTAAACAGGGCGCCGCTCTGGAACAGCATGCTCATCCGCTTGCGCACTTCATAGAGGCGCGAACGGGAGAGGGTGGGGATATCTTCCCCGTCAAACAGAATGTGACCGGACTCCGGCTTGAGCTGGCCACCGATCAGCCGCAGCAGGGTGGTTTTACCGATGCCGCTCGGGCCCATGACGGCGGTCACCTTGCCACGAGGAATGGTCAGGTTGATCCCGTCATACAACAGCCGATCTCCGTGACTGAAGGTCAGATCGGAGATGGTGATCAGGTCATTGTTCAAACAATTGTCCATCCGGTGTAAATGAGGTGCGAATTTTATGGGCTAGTCTAGGTCTAAGCAACAGCAAGGAACAACTATTGAACAGCCCCTGGACCCGTTTGCGCGACAGTTTTCTGTAACAAAGTGCGTCGCTGGGAGCAGGACTTGCCATCCGATTCGCTTATCCGGGCAGACTTTTTTATAATCCCGCAGCTAATTTCGGCCCGGAGCTGTGTCTTTATGTCTGTAAAGCCTGAGAAAGTGTCTGAACTGTTCGATTTTCGTCGCAGTGCCCGCGCGGTGCTGGACACAGAAAAGCAAGCCATTGATGGACTCTATCAGTATCTGAACGACGCCTTCGACAAGGCGTGCGAGATGATGCTGTGCTGTGGTGGCAAGATAGTGGTCACCGGCATGGGCAAGTCGGGTCATATCGGCAGCAAGATTGCCGCCACCTTGGCCAGCACCGGTACCCCGGCCTTCTTCCTCCATCCGGGGGAAGCGAGTCACGGCGATCTGGGGATGATCTCCAGCGGCGACCTTATCATCGCCATCTCCAACTCCGGCGAGAGCGACGAAATCCTGGCTCTGCTGCCGGTACTCAAGCGCCGCGGCATTCCGCTCATCTGTATGACCGGCAATCCCGCCTCCACCATGGCCAAAGAGGCCAACGTGCATCTGTGCATCAAGGTGGAGAAAGAGGCCTGCCCGCTGGGTCTGGCACCCACTTCCAGCACCACGGCAACCTTAGTCATGGGCGATGCCCTGGCGGTGGCTCTGCTGGAAGCGCGCGGTTTTACCGCCGATGACTTCGCCCTCTCTCACCCGGGCGGTTCCCTTGGCAAGCGTCTGTTGCTGCGGGTCGGCGACCTGATGCACAGCGGTGAGCTGTTGCCCCGGGTGGGGATAGATGCCACCATCAGCCAGGCGCTGCTGGAAGTGAGCCGCAAGGGGCTCGGTATGACGGCGGTGGTCGATGGCAATGGCCTGCTGGCCGGGCTCTTTACCGATGGCGACCTGCGCCGCATTCTTGACCAGCAGATCGATATCCATCACACCCCCATCAGCCGTGTGATGACGGCCAACTGTGTTACCGTAGGTCCAGAGATGATGGCTGCAGAAGCCGTCAAGCTGATGGAAACGAGAAAAATCAACGGATTACTGGTCGTGGATGAAGAGAAACGCCCGCTCGGCGCCTTCAACATGCACGACCTGCTGAAAGCCGGAGTAATTTGATGCAAAACGTACCGACCCTCTATGGTCCGGTGACGCGCAGCCAGTTCGACAAGGCGGCGCAAATCCGCCTGCTGGTGTGCGATGTGGACGGGGTGCTCTCCAACGGCCTCATCTACATGGGAAACAACGGCGAAGAGCTGAAAACCTTCTGCACCCGCGATGGTGCGGGCATGCGAGCATTGCTCAATGCCGGGATCGAGATCGCCATTATCACCGGGCGCAACTCCCGTATCGTCAGCGATCGGATGAAAAGCCTGGGGGTGGCTCATGTGGTGCAGGGGGCTGATAAAAAGCTGCCTCACTTCGAAGCGCTGCTGGCCAAGCTGGGGCTGACCCCGGAACAGGCTGCCTATATGGGCGATGACACCATCGATCTGCCGGTGATGCAGGTCTGTGGGCTCGGCATTGCCGTGGCCGATGCCCATCCGCTGGTGCTGAGTCGTGCCGATATGGTGACCCGGCTTGGCGGTGGCATGGGCGCGGTGCGCGAGGTGTGTGACCTCATTTTGCAGGCGCAGGGCCACGAGGATTATCAGCCCGAGGCCTCGGTATGAGCAGACAGACCCTGTTGTTTGCCCTACTGTTTCTGGTTGCGCTGGTTGCCTGGCAGTTGGGCAAGGTTGAGCTGGTGCCGGAGAGCGCCGTCAAAATCGAAAACTATCAGCCGGATTTTGTCGCCAAAGATCTGGTGACCACCCGTTTTGATATCAACGGCAAGCGCACCGAGCGGCTGGAGTCGACCTACGCCGAGTATTATCAAATCCTCGAGCAGGCCACCTTCGACAAGCCGGTGGTCTACATGTATGACGATCAGGGTGCCGCCGAGTGGAAGGTGACAGCCGAAACCGGCGTGCTCAACACCGGCGACAACGTCATCCTGCGGGACAAGGTGCATCTGGATGGTCTGCTACCTACCTCTTTCATCTCCACACTGGATACCCCCTATCTGGAGCTGGATCTGGTGACACAGGATGTGCGCAGCAACCGGGAAGTGAACATTCTGGGTCGGGATTTCCAGACCCAAGGGGTTGGCCTCAAGGGCCATCTGGACCGCAAATATTTTGAGTTACTGGATCAAGGCCATGCCATCTATTTCAATGAAAAACGCTAATCTGGCCCTCGCAGCCCTGTTGTTGTGTGGTGCGGTGACCGCCAAAGAGTCCGACTTTGCCGAGAAGGTCTATGTCGATGCCGTCAAACAGGTGGCCGAGATGCAGGACAACCGCATCACCTTCGAAGAGGATGTGACCATCAATCAGGGCACCATCCGGATCAAAGCTGACAAGGTAGTAGTGACCCGTTCCGGTGAGAAAGGGGCCGAGGTGATGACTGCCTACGGCAAACCCGCCACCTTCTTCCAGATCCTGGATAACGGCAAGCCGGTCAATGCCCACGGCAACACTATCCGCTACGAGCTGAAGAACCGTCTGGTGACCATCACCGGCAACGGTCAGCTCAAGCAGGAAGATAGCCAGGTCAATGGCGATCTGATCCGCTACGACATCGTCAAACAGAAGATGATCGCCGAGAGCAAGAGCCCGAGCCAGCGGGTCAAAACCGTGTTCCTGCCGGATCAGGTAGAGAATTTCGACAAGCC
Proteins encoded in this region:
- the mlaF gene encoding phospholipid ABC transporter ATP-binding protein MlaF; this encodes MDNCLNNDLITISDLTFSHGDRLLYDGINLTIPRGKVTAVMGPSGIGKTTLLRLIGGQLKPESGHILFDGEDIPTLSRSRLYEVRKRMSMLFQSGALFTGMTVYDNVAFPLREHSGLPEELIHTIVMMKLQAVGLRGAAKLMPSELSGGMARRAALARAIALDPDLIMYDEPFVGQDPITMAVLVKLIKELNDALGITSVIVTHDVKEVLSIADYAYIIANRKVVAHGTPDQLREEHNPEVEQFLKGLPDGPVPFHFPAGDLLQDL
- a CDS encoding KpsF/GutQ family sugar-phosphate isomerase; this translates as MSVKPEKVSELFDFRRSARAVLDTEKQAIDGLYQYLNDAFDKACEMMLCCGGKIVVTGMGKSGHIGSKIAATLASTGTPAFFLHPGEASHGDLGMISSGDLIIAISNSGESDEILALLPVLKRRGIPLICMTGNPASTMAKEANVHLCIKVEKEACPLGLAPTSSTTATLVMGDALAVALLEARGFTADDFALSHPGGSLGKRLLLRVGDLMHSGELLPRVGIDATISQALLEVSRKGLGMTAVVDGNGLLAGLFTDGDLRRILDQQIDIHHTPISRVMTANCVTVGPEMMAAEAVKLMETRKINGLLVVDEEKRPLGAFNMHDLLKAGVI
- the kdsC gene encoding 3-deoxy-manno-octulosonate-8-phosphatase KdsC, encoding MQNVPTLYGPVTRSQFDKAAQIRLLVCDVDGVLSNGLIYMGNNGEELKTFCTRDGAGMRALLNAGIEIAIITGRNSRIVSDRMKSLGVAHVVQGADKKLPHFEALLAKLGLTPEQAAYMGDDTIDLPVMQVCGLGIAVADAHPLVLSRADMVTRLGGGMGAVREVCDLILQAQGHEDYQPEASV
- the lptC gene encoding LPS export ABC transporter periplasmic protein LptC, coding for MSRQTLLFALLFLVALVAWQLGKVELVPESAVKIENYQPDFVAKDLVTTRFDINGKRTERLESTYAEYYQILEQATFDKPVVYMYDDQGAAEWKVTAETGVLNTGDNVILRDKVHLDGLLPTSFISTLDTPYLELDLVTQDVRSNREVNILGRDFQTQGVGLKGHLDRKYFELLDQGHAIYFNEKR
- the lptA gene encoding lipopolysaccharide transport periplasmic protein LptA — its product is MKNANLALAALLLCGAVTAKESDFAEKVYVDAVKQVAEMQDNRITFEEDVTINQGTIRIKADKVVVTRSGEKGAEVMTAYGKPATFFQILDNGKPVNAHGNTIRYELKNRLVTITGNGQLKQEDSQVNGDLIRYDIVKQKMIAESKSPSQRVKTVFLPDQVENFDKPADQKKQGK